The genomic window AAAAATAAAAGCGCAACATTTTTGATGCAGAAAATGGGGGTTATTTAATGGTGAATTGTAAATGGTGAATTATTAATTATTTTCTATACGCAAAGAAGACATTCACAATTCACCATTTACAATTCACCATTAATTTTCCTCGTACATTTCCATCCACAAACGGGTTTCTTCCAAATCGAGTTCTTTTTCTATTTTGCGAAAGATTTCTTCGTTGACAGAACCAAACTTATGCATCGATTCTAATTTTGCGCGTTCTACATTCAATAAATCGATTTGGATTTTAGTGAAATCATTAAAAATTTCACCGCCAAGAAGTTTTCCATTTCCGAAGAAATTAGCTGGAAGTTCTGTCTTTTGAAGGCGATTGAATTTTACTTCGTATTTGCTTTTAATATTATGAAGCAATTCGTCATTCAGTAAGGAGAAATTATCTTCTATATGAGCAATAGTTTCTGAAACTATTACATTTCGAATATTGTATTCTTCTGCAAGTATCGAATAACGTTCAATTTTCAGCTTTTTAATTAACCATGGAAGCGTAAGACCTTGTATAACCAAAGTTGAAAGTATAACACAGAAAACTAAGTATATAATTAAATTTCGAAGTGGAAATTCTTCTGTTTTATTCAACATCAACGGAAGCGCCAACGCTGCCGCCATAGAAACCACGCCACGCATTCCCGACCATCCAAAAATGATCATATTTCGATAATCAAAAGCTTCTTTTTCACGAATCCTTTTACTGATTACTCTCGGCAGAAGTGTTGCTGGAATCACCCATAAAAAACGAACTAAAATAACCACAACACTGATTACAGCTCCCCAAATAAATAACGAATTCCCAGAGTAATTGCTAATTCCTGCAATAATTTGTCTTAACTGAAGTCCGATTAAAATAAAGATCAAACCATTCAGAATATTATTTAAAACATCCCAAATCGTATTCGTCATAATTCGGCTTTCATGAGAAAAAATTGTTCCCGATCTTGCAGCCAGAAAAAGACCTGTCGTTACCACAGCCAAAACTCCCGAACCTTCAAAATGTTCTGCAAGCAAATAAGATGCAAATGGCGTCAATAACGTAAGCGTCACCTCGATAATATCATCGCAAACAAATCTTTTATGAATATAATACATTATACCTCCGATAGCTAAACCAATTGCGATACCAAGAGCCGACATAAGCACAAAATTTAACCCTGCTTGCCACAAAACAAAATTTCCTGCTGTAATTGCCGTAAGCGCATATTTATATGCCACAAGACCACTAGCATCGTTCACCAAACTTTCTCCTTCTAGAATAGCAATCAATCTTGGGTTTAATCCTAACCCTTTTGTAATAGCAGTTGCCGAAACCGCATCTGGTGGCGAAACAATGGCACCAAGTAAAAAAGCTAACGGCCAAGACATATCATCAATAAGCCAATGAGCGAAAACAGCAACTAATCCTGTAGTAAAAAAGACCAAACCTACAGCAGCAAAAGTTATTGGACGAATGGACTGCTTAAAATCGGACCAGCTGGTATGCCATGCTGCATGATACAAAAGAGGCGGAAGAAATATAACAAACACTATTTCTGGACTCAAAGCGATTACCGGAAGCCCAGGTACAGCACTAATTACCACACCGCATAAAACCAAAACAATCGGTATCGGGAAATTATATCTTTTGCTAACAAGACTAAGAAAAGCCACACCGAAAAGCAGCATAATGATTACGGTAATATTCTCCATTATTGGTGGTATTTATTGATTTTGGGTTATGGAATTTGGGTACTAAATTAAGATTTTATGACAACTTAATTAAATTAGCATTAAAAAAATAGAACATCAATTTATTGACTTATATCAAACTTTTTGGTTTTAAACCGTTTTAGATTTGCTTCTTATTATTTCTAAAAAGTTTTTATGATAAGTACAGAATTAAATCCGTTAGTGCAGTTTGGAATTTCTAGTAAAGAGCGTGTTGAAAATGCTTTGGAACAGCTTAAAAACGGAAAAGGCGTTTTGGTAACCGACGATGAAAACCGAGAAAATGAAGGCGATCTTATATTTTCTGCGCACCACATGAACGTTCAAGATATGGCTTTAATGATTCGTGAATGCAGCGGAATTGTCTGTCTTTGTCTTACTAATGAAAAAGCCGATGAATTGGAACTTCCCTATATGGTAAAAGAAAACACAAGCAGTTTTCAGACTCCGTTTACCATTACTATTGAAGCGAAAAACGGAGTTACCACTGGAGTTTCGGCACAAGATCGAATTACTACTATTAAAACAGCTGTTGCCACAAATGCAAAACCAGAAGATCTGGCAAAACCTGGACATATTTTTCCGCTTAGAGCGAATGACAAGGGCGTTTTAGGCAGAAATGGCCACACCGAAGGAAGTGTAGATTTAATGAAATTGGCGGGTTTACAACCTGAAGCTGTTCTTTGCGAATTGATGAACGAAGACGGTAGCATGGCGAAACTAGACAAAATCATTAGCTTTGCACAAGAACACGATTTGGTAGTTTTATCTATTGAAGATATTATTTATTACCGCAAATTCGTTAGAGATTATAATTAAATGATATACGAACAGCTTGGCAATTCCATTCGAAAAAGCATAAATGTTTCTGATGAAGATTTAGAAACCATTCTCTCTTATTTTAAACTTATCAAAAAAGGAAAAAATGAGATTTTGCTGGCTCAAGGACAAATTAGTCAAGAGACCTTTTTTGTTGCAAAAGGCTGTTTGCGCATCTTTTTTATTAATGAAGAAGGAAAAGACGCAACCCGATATATTGCTTTTGAAAATCAGTTTGCTACGGCTTTAGTCAGTTTTATTACTAAAATGCCGGCGCTTGAAAATATTCAGGTTGTGGAGAAATCGGAACTGCTTTCTATCTCTCACGAAGATTTTAATCATTTAATGGAAATTGTTCCGCAATGGCGTGAGTTTTACAGCAATTATTTGGAGAAAGCGTATGTAAATAATGCCAATCGTTTAATGTCTTTTACCACAATGGATGCTTTGGAAAGATACAATCAGCTCTTGAAAATTAATCCTGCGATTGTAAAACGGCTTCCCAATAAAATTGTGGCTTCTTATATTAATATTTCTCAGGAAACTTTGAGTAGGTTGAAATCTAAAATTTAGAGTTATTTTTTTTAGCCACGACCCGAGCGATAGCGAATAGGCGACGCAATTCACGAATTTAATTATTATTTTAATATGAATTGCCTCCAGCTTTAGCTGGAGGTAAAAAAGGAAAATAAGAAGGCTTTAGCCAAATTCAAAGTTTGGCTAAAGCCTTTTACAATTTAAAACAAAAACCTCCAGCTAAAGCTGGAGGCAATTCAGATCTGTCTTAATTAGCTTAAATCTTTTAAAATCTACGTAAAACCTTTCGACGCATTCTAAATAAAAAAGCCGAATCTAAAATTAAGATTCGGCTTTTGATTTTTATGATTCACAACTGCTACAAGAAACAAGACTTGTTACTAATTCTTTAGAAACACTTTGGCTTCTTTGGTAGTACAAACTTTTAACTCCTTGCTGCCAAGCTTCAATCATCAGACGGTTTACATCTTTAATCGCCAATTCTGCTGGAATATTAAGATTTAAACTTTGTCCTTGATCAACAAATTTCTGACGAATTCCTGCTTGCTGTACAATTTCTAGCTGGCTGATTTCTTTAAATGTTTTAAAAACATCTTTTTCCTGCTGAGTCAATTGTTCCATGTGCTGAACACTTCCTCCGTTTAGCATAATTCCTCTCCAAACTTCTTCGTTATCCAGTCCTTTCTCTTCCAACAGTTTTTTAAGGTATTTATTTTTACGCATGAAATTACCTTTACTTAATCCAGCTTTATAATAGTTACTGCTAAAAGGCTCAATTCCTGGCGAAGTTTGTCCTAAAATCGCAGAAGAAGATGTTGTTGGCGCAATTGCCATTGTCGTTGTATTACGTCTTCCATAACCTTTTAACAATTCTGGTTCACCGTAAATTCTAGCCAATTCTTGACTTGCTTTATCAGCTTTATCACTAATATGTTTGAAAATTTCAGTTGTTTTCATTTTAGCTTCCATTCCTTCAAACGGAATCATATTTTTCTGCAAATAAGAATGCCATCCTAAAACTCCTAAACCAAGCGCACGGTGTCTTTTTGCAAATTTATTAGCAGCAGAAAGGTAATAGTTCCCTTCTGTTTTTTCGATGAATTCTTGTAAAACGGCATCTAAGAAAAAGATCGCTAACTTTACAGCTTCAGTATCTTTCCATTCTTCATACAATTCTAAATTCATTGAAGAAAGACAGCAGATAAATGATTCGTCATGAGTTGACGGAAGCATAATCTCACTGCATAAATTACTTGCATTGATTCTAAGATTCTGGTCTTTATAAACTTGTGGTTTATTTTTATTTACGTTATCACTAAAGAAAATATAAGGCAATCCTTTTTGCTGACGGCTTTCTAATACTTTCGCCCAAATTTGTCTTTTTTCGGCATCACCGTCAATCATTTCCTGCATCCAATAATCTGGCACACAGATTCCTGTAAACAAATTCTGAATTGGGTTTCCGATACTTTTAATCTTTAAAAACTCTTCAATATCTGGGTGGTCAATATCCAAATAAGCAGCAAATGCGCCACGACGAACTCCACCTTGAGAAATCGTGTCCATAGCCGTATCAAAAAGTTTCATAAAACTTACCGCTCCACTACTCTTTCCGTTATCAGTCACAGCACTTCCGCGCTCGCGTAATTCACCAAAATAACCAGAAGTTCCACCTCCAATTTTAGTTTGCATAATTACTTCACCCAGTTTATGCGTAATTCCTTCAATTTTATCTGGAACATGCACATTAAAACATGAAATTGGCAAACCTCTTTCTGTTCCCATATTGGCCCAAACTGGCGAACTGATACTCATCCAGCCTCTTTCGATCATTTCCATGAAAGATTCTTTCAATTCTGGTTTGTAAAGTCTTCTAGCTGCGGCAGTACAAATTCTATCGATTGCTCCTTCTACAGTTTCTCCTTTTAAAAGGTAACCGCGGTTTAAAATCTGTTCACTTTCAGAATTTTTCCACCACATTTTACTGTCGTTTTGTGGTTCAAAATTGTTGTTTTCAGGGTTTATATCTGTCGTATTCATAATGTATTATGGGCTTGTATTAGAAAAGATCGTTTGCTGTGATACTCTTATCGTGTTTTGTATATTCTACTGGACGTTTCGCAAAGAAATCGTCTAAACTGTTCGCAAAAACTTCCTCTTCAAACCAAGTCATTTTTGAGTATTCTTCTGGAGAAACATTAAAAATAGTTTCGATATTGATTTGTTTCAAACTTTCATCAATTCTAAATTTCATGAAGTTTACCAAGTCTTCTTTGTTTATTGTTTCAACAGCTCCATTCTCAAAAATCCAATCTAAAATATCAGCTTCAACAGAAATTGATTCTTTAACCGTTTCTCTAATTAATTCTAAAGTCTCAGCATCGAAATATTCTGGAAACTCTTCACGAATTTTATTGATGATATAAATTCCGCCATTGGCATGAATTTGCTCGTCAATCGAAGTCCAAGCAATAATATTGCTCACATTTTTCATATAACCTTTGAATCTTGTGAATGACAATAAAATGGCAAATTGGCTGAAAAGTGATACATTTTCAATCAAAATACTGAATAAAATCAGCGAAACCATATATTTTCTGTTGTCCTGAGATTTTGTATCTTTCAATACATTCGAAAGATAATCTACACGTCTGCGTATTACAGGAACATCCAATAGTTTTTCGAACTCGTCATTATATCCTAAAACTTCCAGCAAACGAGAATAGGCCTCAGAATGTCTAAATTCACATTCTGCAAAAGTAGTTCCCAAACCGTTGAATTCTGGTTTTGGAAAATGCTCATATATATTACCCCAAAAACTTTTTACAGCTACCTCAATCTGCGCAATTGCCAATAAACTATTTTTGATTGCTGTTTTTTCTGCCAAATCCAAATGCGCATGAAAATCTTGCGTATCGGCAGTAAAATCTACTTCAGTGTGTACCCAATAAGCTTTATTAATAGCTTCGGTAAATTGCAGAACCTCAGGATATTCAAAAGGTTTATAATTGATTCTTTTATCAAAAATTGACATATATATAGAGTTTTAAGTGACTATTTTGAAATAGAAATACGAGCGCTTATTTTGGGGAGGTATTAGCGTGATTCCTATAATTACAAATTTAACCCACAGTTATTCTTTTGTCTAGTTTTAGATGTTAAAAATCTGTCCAATTATCAACAGTTTTAAAACTTCAAAAATTCACTTCAAATCAAATTTTATCAACATGAAAATAATTTTCTGTAATTAGCAATGAGCTAGCATTTTCCCTAAAATTAATATCGAGTTATCAACATGAAAAAATGAGCTTTTTGAGAGCAGAAACAAAAACAGTTATCAACATTATCATTTTGAAAATAGAAATTTGAGAGACAATTTCAATTGAAAAAAACGCCAGTAATTAATAATTATTCTAAATAATATTCTACACCACAAAAACATAACAACTTATATTACAATAATTTAAAACATAAACCTTATCAAAAAGCTTGAAAAACTATAGAAAAACAATATAATGAAGAAGAAAAATGTACTCAAATTTCACTTCCAAAAATTTTAACATCAAAAAAGAGGGAAAGCAGTAAGTACTCCTTAAAAAGAGGACGTTTTTTCTTTAGAAAAGATATTTTCATTATCGCACAAAAGCTAATCGGATTAAAACAAAATTAAATTTCACTTAAACAATCCTTAATTATTAGCAAAACTCAACCCTAAATCCTTTTTTACAGTAAATTATTCTTGCATTAAGAATATTAATTTTTACATTTGCTTTTATTTTTATTTATTCTAAATAGAATAAAATATTCTCAAAAATAAATTAATCTTGTACAATTCTATAACCATAAATTATCGAAATATGAAAAAGAACCTTTTTGTTTCTTTTGCATTTGCTGCTACTTTATTTGTAAGTGCCCAACAAAAAAACTCTCTGTTAGATGCCGCTTTCTGGAAAACTTCTCTAACGGTAGAAACAGTTCAGGCAGAAATCACTAAAGGAAATAATCCAGCTGAAGCGAATGCCAATGCATTTGATGTTACAACTTTAGCCATTAATAATGATGCTCCTTTTGCAACTATCAAATTTTTAGTAGAACAGCCTGGAAATTCCGTTACAAAATTAACTCACGATAATCGTATCTATCTGCACTGGGCAGCTTATAGAGGAAATACAGAATTAGTACAATATTTAATTGCTAAAGGTTCTGATGTAAATTTTGAAGACAGCCACGGAACTGCTCCTGCTGATTTCGCTGCTTCAAACGGTCAGTCAGATGCTGCGATGTATGATGCTTTCTTTAAAGCAGGACTTAATCCGACAAAAAAATATGCTAATGGAGCAAATCTTTTACTTTTAGCCATTGCTTCTGATAAAGATTTAAAAGCGGCAGACTATTTTTCTACTAAAGGAATGTCTTTAAAAGATGTTGATAATGACGGAAATACTGCTTTCTCTTATGCTGCAAGATCTGGAAATATTGATCTTTTGAAAAAGATTTTAGAAAAAGGAGTTAAACCAACTGAAGGTGCACTTTTATTTGCAGCACAAGGAAGCCGAAGAGAAACAAATACTCTTGAAACTTATAAATATTTGGTTGAAGAAGTAAAAATTAAGGCAACTGCTCAAAACAAAGCTGGACAAAATGTATTGCATATTTTGGCAGGAAAACCAAACCAAACAGAAATCATTCAATATTTCTTAGCAAAAGGTGTTGATGTAAACAAGGCTGATAAAGAAGGAAATACTCCAGTTATGGCTGCTGCATCGGCAAGAGAAACAGCTGTTTTAGAACTTTTGCTTCCAAAAGCTAAAAACATAAATGCACAAAATTTAAAAGGAGAATCAGCTTTGACATTTGCGGTGAGAAATGGATCTCCAGAAGCGGTAAATTTACTTTTATCAAAAGGCGCTGATGTGAATGTAAAAGACAAAGACGGAAATAATTTAGGCGTTTATTTGGTACAATCTTATCGTCCAGCAGGAAGAGAAAAAACAGCGACAGATCCTTTTGATGCAAAAGCAAAACTACTTCAAGACAAAGGGTTGAATTTAGCAACTCCTCAAAAAGACGGAAACACTTTATACCATTTAGCAATCACTAAAAATGATGTTTCTCTTCTTAAAAAAATTACCGATTTAAAAGTAGATATCAATGCTAAAAACAAAGACGGTTTAACAGCTTTACACAGAGCTGCAATGACTTCTAAAGATGATTCAATTTTAAAATATCTAGTTTCGGCTGGAGCTAAAAAAGACATTAGCACAGAGTTTGACGAAACTGCTTATGCTTTGGCTAAAGAAAATGAAGTGCTAACAAAAAATAATATCTCAGTTGAGTTTTTAAAATAACATTTTTAATAATCAATATTTTAAATTCCAAATTCCAAGAGTAGAGTTTGGAATTTGGAATTTGATTTTTGAAATTTAACTTACAATCAATACAAATAATTTTTCATGAAATCAATATTAAAAATTGCTCTTACAAGCGCTTTTATCTTTCTAGTTTCTTTTCAATCTCAGGCACAATCGAGCAAATATAAAATCATGCTTCAAATGAATAACTATATGGGCGAAGGTGCTTATATCGTTGTTTCTTTGGTTAATTCGGCTGGTGAGTACGAAAAAACGCTTTACGTAATGGGTGATGACAAAAAATGGTACAAATCATTAAAAGAATGGAATAAATTCCATACTAAGAAAAATGAAGATATCAGTGCTAAAACCGGTGCTTCTGTAACTGGTGGAGACCGCAGTGTAACGACAATCGAAATTGAAAATTCTAAAATCAATAAAGGATATAAACTTCGTTTCGAATCGGCTGTTGAAGACCAAAAATACTATGTAAGCGATCTTGAAGTTCCACTTACAACTGAAGGTTTGGCAGATAAAACAGATGGTAAAGGCTACATCAAATATGTAAGATTAAACAAAATATAATCTTAAGCACATTATTTTTTAACCTTACAATGAGTACAAATTTTATTTTTGTGCTTAGAATTAAAATCTGAGCTTTGTCATCGTTTTAAACTTTGACAAAGCTTTAAACGTTTTTATAATAGAATACACTCAATGACTCTTTCTTTCTGGCGATATGCACACTTGGCTCTAGCCTTATTTTCTTCTCTTTTTTTGCTTTTGGCTTCGGTGACCGGAATCATTCTGGCGGTCGATGCAGTTCAAGAAAAAACACTTCCTTACAAAGCTGAAAATTTTAATGAAATAACTTTAGGCGAAACGCTGTCAGTTTTAAAAAAAGAGTACTCTGAAATTACAGAATTGAGCGTAGATTACAATCAGTTTGTAACACTTCAAGCTATTGACGCTGATGGAAATGATGTTAAGGCATACATTGATCCAAAAACAGGAAAAGCATTAGGAACTCCAGCAAAGAAATCCGAATTCATAAATTGGATTACGAGTTTGCACCGTTCGCTGTTTCTTCATGAAGCAGGACGTTTTTTTGTAGGGATAATTTCTTTTTGCTTGCTATTAATAGCCATTTCTGGTTTTGTTCTGGTTCTAAAAAGACAGCGTGGCATTCGAAATTTCTTTTCTAAAATAATCAAAGAATACTTTGCTCAATATTACCATGTGCTTCTAGGAAGATTGGCTCTTATACCTATTTTGATTATTGCACTTACAGGAACCTATTTATCACTCGAAAGATTCAACTTTTTTATGGGTGAAGAAAAAGCTAAACCTGTAAAAACAGAACTTTCGGGAAAAGCGAAAACAGTTTCAATCTTTAAAATGACTCTATTATCTGATGTAAAGAAAATCGAATTTCCTTTTACAGATGATCCTGAAGAGTATTATATTATTGAATTAAAAGATAGAGAAGTTGAAGTCAATCAGGTTACAGGAGCTGTAATTTCTGAAAAACGTTCTCCAATGACGACGCAATTTGCGGCATTAAGCCTTGATCTGCATACGGGAAGAATTAACGGAATTTGGGCTGTAATCTTAGCAGTTGCTTGTATCAATATTCTATTCTTTATTTATTCTGGTTTTGCAATTACTTTGAAAAGAAGGTCAAGCCGAATTAAGAATAAATTTAAAGCAAGCGAGAGTACTTTTATACTTTTAGTAGGTTCTGAAAACGGAAGCACTTTCCGATTTGCCAATTCAATTCAAAAACAATTAATTGACCGTGGACAAAAGGTTTTTGTTAGCGAATTGAATAAATTCTCAGCTTATCCAAAGGCAGAACATATCGTTGTTTTCACTTCAACTCATGGTTTAGGAGATGCACCTTCTAACGGAACACAACTTAAATCTTTAATAGAAAAACAAAATCAAGAACAGCGTGTTAATTTCTCTGTCGTTGGTTTTGGTTCTAAATCTTATCCTGACTTTTGCCAATTTGCAATTGAAATTGACCAGCTTTTAGGAAAACAAAAATGGGCAGATCGTTATTTAGATTTGAAAACGGTCAATGACAAATCGGCTGTTGAATTTGTAGAATGGGTGAAATTATGGAGTGAAAAAACAGGAATTCCGTTAGCAACAACGCCATCGCTATATAATCATATTCCAAAAGGTTTACAGAAATTAATGGTTTTAGACAAAACGCCAATTTCTGAAACTGAACATACTTTTATTCTGACTTTAAGAGCAAATTCAAGAGTTAAATTCAGTTCTGGCGATTTATTGGCAATTTATCCTGCCAACGATTCAAGAGAGCGCCTCTACTCTATTGGGAATCATTCTGGCAATATTCAATTGGTTGTAAAATTACATCCAAACGGATTGGGTTCTGGTTTTTTGAATGCTTTAGAACCAGGAAATGTAATTAAAGCGCAAATTGTAAAAAATCCTGCTTTTCATCTTCCAAAGAAAGCTTCTAAAGTGGCTTTTATTTCTAACGGAACAGGAATTG from Flavobacterium sp. KACC 22763 includes these protein-coding regions:
- a CDS encoding Na+/H+ antiporter, yielding MENITVIIMLLFGVAFLSLVSKRYNFPIPIVLVLCGVVISAVPGLPVIALSPEIVFVIFLPPLLYHAAWHTSWSDFKQSIRPITFAAVGLVFFTTGLVAVFAHWLIDDMSWPLAFLLGAIVSPPDAVSATAITKGLGLNPRLIAILEGESLVNDASGLVAYKYALTAITAGNFVLWQAGLNFVLMSALGIAIGLAIGGIMYYIHKRFVCDDIIEVTLTLLTPFASYLLAEHFEGSGVLAVVTTGLFLAARSGTIFSHESRIMTNTIWDVLNNILNGLIFILIGLQLRQIIAGISNYSGNSLFIWGAVISVVVILVRFLWVIPATLLPRVISKRIREKEAFDYRNMIIFGWSGMRGVVSMAAALALPLMLNKTEEFPLRNLIIYLVFCVILSTLVIQGLTLPWLIKKLKIERYSILAEEYNIRNVIVSETIAHIEDNFSLLNDELLHNIKSKYEVKFNRLQKTELPANFFGNGKLLGGEIFNDFTKIQIDLLNVERAKLESMHKFGSVNEEIFRKIEKELDLEETRLWMEMYEEN
- the ribB gene encoding 3,4-dihydroxy-2-butanone-4-phosphate synthase, which translates into the protein MISTELNPLVQFGISSKERVENALEQLKNGKGVLVTDDENRENEGDLIFSAHHMNVQDMALMIRECSGIVCLCLTNEKADELELPYMVKENTSSFQTPFTITIEAKNGVTTGVSAQDRITTIKTAVATNAKPEDLAKPGHIFPLRANDKGVLGRNGHTEGSVDLMKLAGLQPEAVLCELMNEDGSMAKLDKIISFAQEHDLVVLSIEDIIYYRKFVRDYN
- a CDS encoding Crp/Fnr family transcriptional regulator; amino-acid sequence: MIYEQLGNSIRKSINVSDEDLETILSYFKLIKKGKNEILLAQGQISQETFFVAKGCLRIFFINEEGKDATRYIAFENQFATALVSFITKMPALENIQVVEKSELLSISHEDFNHLMEIVPQWREFYSNYLEKAYVNNANRLMSFTTMDALERYNQLLKINPAIVKRLPNKIVASYINISQETLSRLKSKI
- a CDS encoding ribonucleoside-diphosphate reductase subunit alpha, whose translation is MWWKNSESEQILNRGYLLKGETVEGAIDRICTAAARRLYKPELKESFMEMIERGWMSISSPVWANMGTERGLPISCFNVHVPDKIEGITHKLGEVIMQTKIGGGTSGYFGELRERGSAVTDNGKSSGAVSFMKLFDTAMDTISQGGVRRGAFAAYLDIDHPDIEEFLKIKSIGNPIQNLFTGICVPDYWMQEMIDGDAEKRQIWAKVLESRQQKGLPYIFFSDNVNKNKPQVYKDQNLRINASNLCSEIMLPSTHDESFICCLSSMNLELYEEWKDTEAVKLAIFFLDAVLQEFIEKTEGNYYLSAANKFAKRHRALGLGVLGWHSYLQKNMIPFEGMEAKMKTTEIFKHISDKADKASQELARIYGEPELLKGYGRRNTTTMAIAPTTSSSAILGQTSPGIEPFSSNYYKAGLSKGNFMRKNKYLKKLLEEKGLDNEEVWRGIMLNGGSVQHMEQLTQQEKDVFKTFKEISQLEIVQQAGIRQKFVDQGQSLNLNIPAELAIKDVNRLMIEAWQQGVKSLYYQRSQSVSKELVTSLVSCSSCES
- a CDS encoding ribonucleotide-diphosphate reductase subunit beta; this translates as MSIFDKRINYKPFEYPEVLQFTEAINKAYWVHTEVDFTADTQDFHAHLDLAEKTAIKNSLLAIAQIEVAVKSFWGNIYEHFPKPEFNGLGTTFAECEFRHSEAYSRLLEVLGYNDEFEKLLDVPVIRRRVDYLSNVLKDTKSQDNRKYMVSLILFSILIENVSLFSQFAILLSFTRFKGYMKNVSNIIAWTSIDEQIHANGGIYIINKIREEFPEYFDAETLELIRETVKESISVEADILDWIFENGAVETINKEDLVNFMKFRIDESLKQINIETIFNVSPEEYSKMTWFEEEVFANSLDDFFAKRPVEYTKHDKSITANDLF
- a CDS encoding ankyrin repeat domain-containing protein, with translation MKKNLFVSFAFAATLFVSAQQKNSLLDAAFWKTSLTVETVQAEITKGNNPAEANANAFDVTTLAINNDAPFATIKFLVEQPGNSVTKLTHDNRIYLHWAAYRGNTELVQYLIAKGSDVNFEDSHGTAPADFAASNGQSDAAMYDAFFKAGLNPTKKYANGANLLLLAIASDKDLKAADYFSTKGMSLKDVDNDGNTAFSYAARSGNIDLLKKILEKGVKPTEGALLFAAQGSRRETNTLETYKYLVEEVKIKATAQNKAGQNVLHILAGKPNQTEIIQYFLAKGVDVNKADKEGNTPVMAAASARETAVLELLLPKAKNINAQNLKGESALTFAVRNGSPEAVNLLLSKGADVNVKDKDGNNLGVYLVQSYRPAGREKTATDPFDAKAKLLQDKGLNLATPQKDGNTLYHLAITKNDVSLLKKITDLKVDINAKNKDGLTALHRAAMTSKDDSILKYLVSAGAKKDISTEFDETAYALAKENEVLTKNNISVEFLK
- a CDS encoding DUF2271 domain-containing protein; amino-acid sequence: MKSILKIALTSAFIFLVSFQSQAQSSKYKIMLQMNNYMGEGAYIVVSLVNSAGEYEKTLYVMGDDKKWYKSLKEWNKFHTKKNEDISAKTGASVTGGDRSVTTIEIENSKINKGYKLRFESAVEDQKYYVSDLEVPLTTEGLADKTDGKGYIKYVRLNKI
- a CDS encoding PepSY domain-containing protein encodes the protein MTLSFWRYAHLALALFSSLFLLLASVTGIILAVDAVQEKTLPYKAENFNEITLGETLSVLKKEYSEITELSVDYNQFVTLQAIDADGNDVKAYIDPKTGKALGTPAKKSEFINWITSLHRSLFLHEAGRFFVGIISFCLLLIAISGFVLVLKRQRGIRNFFSKIIKEYFAQYYHVLLGRLALIPILIIALTGTYLSLERFNFFMGEEKAKPVKTELSGKAKTVSIFKMTLLSDVKKIEFPFTDDPEEYYIIELKDREVEVNQVTGAVISEKRSPMTTQFAALSLDLHTGRINGIWAVILAVACINILFFIYSGFAITLKRRSSRIKNKFKASESTFILLVGSENGSTFRFANSIQKQLIDRGQKVFVSELNKFSAYPKAEHIVVFTSTHGLGDAPSNGTQLKSLIEKQNQEQRVNFSVVGFGSKSYPDFCQFAIEIDQLLGKQKWADRYLDLKTVNDKSAVEFVEWVKLWSEKTGIPLATTPSLYNHIPKGLQKLMVLDKTPISETEHTFILTLRANSRVKFSSGDLLAIYPANDSRERLYSIGNHSGNIQLVVKLHPNGLGSGFLNALEPGNVIKAQIVKNPAFHLPKKASKVAFISNGTGIAPFLGMIEQNKAKQELHLYSGFRMETPTLMAYKKFAGIMIQKEHLDNFHVALSREAEHIYVMDLIKRDANFFVNLLKKDGVIMICGSLAMQKDVEAILSEMCLSKGLKTLEEYKANKQFLTDCY